The window CGCGCGCCCGCGCGCCGATGCCGGTGCGGGCGACGGCGATCGTCGTCCGTCCCGGTTGCGCCGCCGCGCGCCCGGCCGGTCACAATGCGCGCAGGGCAGCCAGAACCTCGTCGCTGTGGCCCTGCACGTCGACGTCGGGAAACACGCGGCGAATGCGGCCGTCGGGACCGATGAGGAACGTCACGCGCCGCGGGTAGCCGCGCGACGTGTCCACGCCGTACTTGGCCGCAATCGCGCCGTCGGGATCGACGAGGAGCGAGAACGGAATGCCGTGTTTTTCGGCGAAGCGCCGGTGCGACTCGGCGTCGTCGAGGGACACGCCGAGGATGACCGCCCCGAGTTTTTCGTAGTCCGCGAGCCCGTCGCGGAAGGCGACCGCCTCGGCCGTTCAACCGGGCGTGTCGTCCTTGGGATACCAGTACAGGACGACCGGCTTGCCGCGGAGGTCCGACAGCCGGATCGTCCGGCCCATGTGGTCCACGGCGGTGAAGTCCGGAGCCATCGCGCCTTCCGCGAGCAGCTGCCGCGCCGGGGCGGCGTCGGCCGGGGCGGCGACGGCGGGCGTGTCCCCCGCCGCCGGCCGCTCGGCGGCGGACTCGCGCGGCTCGGCGGCCTGCCGACCGCACGCGACAGACAACCACAGACAACCGGTCCACAGGATACGTCGCGTCATGGCTTCGGCACTACCTCCCTGGAGCCGGCCGGCACCGGCGGCGCATCCCGCGCGCCGTCCAGCTTCGGCGACCCCGTGGCCGAGGAGCGTATCAGCAAATACACGCCGAGCAACACCGCGAGCGCGATCACGGCCAGCAGCTCGAACGGCACGCGATCGCCGAACGCGCGGCGGCCGAAGAACCGGCCGCCGGAGCGTTCGCGGATGGTTTGCTCGAGCGCCGGCTCGAAGCCGGGCGGCGCGCCGACCCGGTGGAGCCCAGACAGCGCATCGACCGTCGCCTTGAACTCCTCGAACGCGGCACGCGCCTCCTCCGACTGCTCCAGCAGGCGCTCCAGTTCGGCGCGCTCGGCCGGCGGCAGCGTCCCGTCCACGTAGTCGGAGAACTTGGCCTCGAGTGCCTCGAGCTCCTGCTCGGTCATAGCGACTCCAGCATTACATGTGTTTGGCGAGCTTTTTGCGGAGCGCGACCCGCGCGCGGTGCAGCCGGGACTTCACCGTTCCCTCGGGCAGGCCGGTGATGGCGCAGATCTCGTCGTAGCTGAGCTCGTCGATGTCGCGCAACACGACCAACAGCCGATGGTCCTCGTCCAACTCCGCGATTGCGCGCTGCAGCAGCTGTTCGCGCTGCGCCGCGTCGAGCGCCGCATCGGGCGCGGGGGCCTGCGTCGGCCCCGTAACCGCGCCCGCCGCCGGCCGACCGGACACCGCCTCGTTGAATTCGGACCGATCGCGGTCGCGCCGACGCGCCAGGTACTTGATCCGGTTCTTGCAATGATTGGCCGCGATCCGGTACAGCCACGTCGACAGCTTCGAGTCCCCGCGAAACGAGTCGATCGACTTGAAGACGGTGATGAACACCTCCTGGGCGACGTCCTCGGCCTCGGCGCGATCGCCCAGCATGCGGTACGTCAAGTTGAACACCTGGTCCTGAAAGGTCTCCACCAACTCGCCGAACGCCGATTCGTCCCGGTCGCGCAGCCGGCGCACCAAGCGGCGTTCGCGAAGCGACATGGCCGCCCCAGGATACCGTCATCGGCCAGTGCGGACGGTCGCGGCGTGAGCAAAACGCCGCGGGGCATCCCATGCAGCCCGCGTCACTGTTGCGGCGCGAAAAGTCGCAGACTGCCGACGACGAGCAGTTCGTCGCCGTCACCGCCGACCTGCTTGCGCACGCCGATGTCGATGCCGACTTTCGGCGTGACGTAGCCCAGCCCGCCGGTCGCATACGTGCGGTCGCCGGTGTCGTCGTACACGACGCCGGCGCGCAGCGGATAGCCGGCCTGCCGGTTGGCCGCGACGATGAAATACTCGACGCCTCCGCTGTAGCGGCCGGTGTCCTGCCCGTCGGGCAGGTCCGTGTTCCACGCGGCGTCGACCGCGATGGACAGACTCGGCGCCGGGCGCACGACGAGGCCCCCGCCGAACGCGCGCGGGTACTGCGGCGAGTCGGCCGTGCTCACGAGGTTGTAGCTCACGACGCCGACGCGCACGCTGTCGCCGGCGACGAACGTCATTCCGAAATCGGCCGCATGGCCGCTCGCGTCGTCGTCGCCGGCGCTCGCGGGCGAAAAGTTGTAGTCGAAGTACTTGTACTTGGCGCCGAACACGAAGCTGCCGACGCGGCGGGCGATGACGTAGCCCACCTCGTGCGAGCGTCGGCGCACGTCCACGCCGCCGACGTCCGGCGATGCGCGAAAGTAGTGGTAGTAGAAGCACCCCGGCACCGGTACGGTCGAATCGCACGCCGACACGGCGACGAGGCTCGCGCCGTCGTCGGGGCGATAGCCGTAGCCGGTTTCGAGCACCAGGGACCGCGACAGCGGCAGCCCGGCCGGATTGAGGGTGGTCGCAAGCGAGCCGGTCGCGTCGGCGCGCATCGACTCGCCGAGCGCCAGCTCGCGCGGCCCGAGCGCGTCGACCAGCGAGTTGGCGTTGGCGCGCGCGGCCGGGCACAGCAACGCGATCCACAGTGCGGTCGCGGCGGCGATCCGATGCCAGAGCATGCCTTAGCTTTCACGACGGATCGCCGAACG of the Deltaproteobacteria bacterium genome contains:
- a CDS encoding peroxiredoxin: MAPDFTAVDHMGRTIRLSDLRGKPVVLYWYPKDDTPGUTAEAVAFRDGLADYEKLGAVILGVSLDDAESHRRFAEKHGIPFSLLVDPDGAIAAKYGVDTSRGYPRRVTFLIGPDGRIRRVFPDVDVQGHSDEVLAALRAL
- a CDS encoding sigma-70 family RNA polymerase sigma factor, with amino-acid sequence MSLRERRLVRRLRDRDESAFGELVETFQDQVFNLTYRMLGDRAEAEDVAQEVFITVFKSIDSFRGDSKLSTWLYRIAANHCKNRIKYLARRRDRDRSEFNEAVSGRPAAGAVTGPTQAPAPDAALDAAQREQLLQRAIAELDEDHRLLVVLRDIDELSYDEICAITGLPEGTVKSRLHRARVALRKKLAKHM